A window of the Rhodoferax sp. GW822-FHT02A01 genome harbors these coding sequences:
- the betA gene encoding choline dehydrogenase encodes MEKEFDYIIIGAGSAGSTLAYRLGEDLNTRILVVEAGPMDHNLFIHMPSGFAYPMANPRYTWMYEAEADPGMNGRRVHCPRGKTIGGSSSINGMVYIRGNAEDYNGWAEKFNLPDWSYAHCLPYFRKSETREKGGDEYRGSEGPLRVHTGECKNPLYNAFIEAGQQAGYAYTADMNGYQQEGFGPMDMTTYKGRRWSTAMAYLRPALKRGNVKLLPNTLASKILFEGKDNPRAVGVALDCGGQRIEVRARREVIVSSGAINSPQLLQLSGIGNADLLKPLGIMVVADRKGVGENLQDHLETYVQYACKEPITLYSASKPLAMGMIGAQWLLTQKGLGATNHFESGGFIRSDAGVKHPDLQYHFLPMAVRYDGNSPVEGHGFQAHVGPMRSTSRGHVRIRTASHLDAPTIVFNYMSNEQDRKEFRAAIRLTREVFAQKAFDRFRAEELSPTSQVQSDAEIDEHIRNQAETAYHPSCSCRMGTDDMAVVDSQGRVHGVQNLRVVDASIMPLIVSGNLNVPTIMMAEKIADAIKGTALPPSKAPAWVHPNWQTQQR; translated from the coding sequence ATGGAAAAAGAATTCGACTACATCATCATCGGCGCCGGTTCGGCCGGCAGCACCCTGGCCTACCGCCTGGGCGAAGACCTGAACACCCGCATCCTGGTGGTCGAGGCCGGCCCGATGGACCACAACCTCTTCATCCACATGCCCAGCGGCTTTGCCTACCCCATGGCCAACCCCCGCTACACCTGGATGTACGAAGCCGAAGCCGACCCCGGAATGAATGGCCGACGCGTGCACTGCCCGCGCGGCAAGACGATTGGCGGCTCAAGCAGCATCAACGGCATGGTCTACATCCGTGGCAATGCCGAGGACTACAACGGCTGGGCCGAGAAGTTCAACCTGCCCGACTGGAGCTACGCCCACTGCCTGCCCTACTTCCGCAAATCTGAAACGCGCGAGAAGGGTGGCGATGAGTACCGCGGCAGCGAAGGCCCGCTGCGCGTGCACACCGGCGAGTGCAAGAACCCGCTGTACAACGCCTTCATCGAAGCCGGGCAGCAAGCCGGCTACGCCTACACCGCCGACATGAACGGCTACCAGCAAGAGGGCTTCGGCCCCATGGACATGACGACCTACAAAGGCCGACGCTGGAGCACAGCCATGGCCTACCTGCGCCCGGCTCTCAAGCGCGGCAACGTCAAGCTGCTGCCCAATACGCTGGCCAGCAAGATCCTGTTCGAAGGCAAGGACAACCCGCGCGCTGTCGGCGTGGCGCTGGACTGCGGCGGCCAGCGCATCGAGGTGCGGGCACGGCGCGAAGTCATCGTCAGCAGCGGCGCCATCAACTCACCGCAGCTGCTGCAGCTCTCCGGCATCGGCAACGCCGATCTGCTCAAGCCCCTGGGCATCATGGTGGTGGCCGACCGCAAGGGTGTGGGCGAGAACCTGCAGGACCACCTGGAAACCTATGTGCAGTACGCCTGCAAGGAACCCATCACGCTGTACTCGGCCAGCAAGCCGCTGGCCATGGGCATGATTGGCGCGCAGTGGCTGCTCACGCAAAAAGGGCTGGGCGCGACCAACCACTTCGAGTCCGGCGGCTTCATCCGCAGCGACGCCGGTGTGAAGCACCCGGACCTGCAGTACCACTTCCTGCCCATGGCGGTGCGCTATGACGGCAACTCGCCGGTGGAAGGCCATGGCTTCCAGGCCCACGTAGGCCCCATGCGCTCCACCAGCCGCGGCCATGTGCGCATCCGCACGGCCAGCCATCTGGATGCGCCCACCATTGTGTTCAACTACATGAGCAACGAGCAGGACCGCAAGGAATTCCGTGCCGCCATCCGCCTCACCCGCGAGGTGTTCGCACAAAAGGCCTTTGACCGTTTCCGCGCAGAGGAGCTGTCGCCCACATCGCAAGTACAGAGCGACGCCGAAATCGACGAGCACATCCGCAACCAGGCCGAAACCGCCTACCACCCCAGCTGCTCCTGCCGCATGGGCACCGACGACATGGCGGTGGTGGACAGCCAGGGCCGGGTGCACGGCGTGCAGAACCTGCGCGTGGTGGACGCGTCCATCATGCCCCTCATCGTCAGCGGCAACCTCAACGTCCCCACCATCATGATGGCCGAGAAGATTGCCGACGCCATCAAGGGAACCGCCCTGCCACCCTCCAAGGCGCCGGCCTGGGTGCACCCGAACTGGCAGACGCAGCAACGCTGA